Proteins encoded by one window of Streptomyces sp. LX-29:
- a CDS encoding SUKH-4 family immunity protein, with amino-acid sequence MVTFAQAQERAELWINGEVPGYQQREVRVREFDLGFVAWAEDREGGPVSDSGSDGVRLVIARDSGETTLWPALPVGEVIRRYEEEYGTADEAEPAPAETPPQRVDLNATSFLLTPPQWLQDAADAMGIPDRRSGSTSGGASSAAPAGSGPVSGAVAAPADAVPADAGAGTGQSAGADVWAAPAQGTDGRSGQPGVGPAGPPSPSAQPASGQPAGGPWATPAPAPYEAPGGPSAPGGAPGAAAAAPSSGGMPWAQANSVADDVAFSVVPPATVFAPPLAGSDDEDTPPPGVRPEAKTELMSSGSALPPTTVAPALDLSLQGAGDLAGSAAGTAPVGGAPTPPPLPPPPPGVPGPSAAPVPPPSGPGAPGAPGGGYVPTQLVSALGPEGAGGPGAPGAPGQPGAPGAPGVPGAAGPGVPPPGVPGQPGPLPPGQPGAPGGPGVPAAPGVPAPAAPGAPGVVHAAATMLAGPPGVPAAPGAPGVPAAPGVPGQPGVPGAPGAPAPSGPLPPGVPGAAGPGVPGAPGPTGPLPPGAPGAPGGVHAAATMLAGASGVPGAPAAPGVPGAPGGPGGPGVPGMAPPGPGATPPPGGGAGQPPYGHPQAPTGLPTVGPGYMAVLRYRAQDGSEQQVIRRSAPGTPHPEWQILHELRAMNVPPQQVLELHTELESCDLPGGYCARMIRETWPQVRISHTAAYGRDHATRQQGVRHLIEHQGELHQVADGPARPAPNRVPLPHPNQVQRVPPAPAEALAQELMQAFGPQGVFRFDQRAVSRMGVPDVVAQTLVWAGLPLDFGPFFWAQAQPGRPVPTLAELAAERGVQPAVDAGSYLVMGSDFGRQLCVQYGTAHIVAVPLEAGPGGQPVPPQFVNTGLPEFVRCMGLLGRMWRLRYGLTPEQAGRWTVDFQAQLAALDPAALSAPDNWWSVLLEQMWDGLL; translated from the coding sequence ATGGTGACGTTCGCGCAGGCGCAGGAGCGCGCCGAGCTGTGGATCAACGGCGAGGTGCCCGGTTACCAGCAACGTGAGGTGCGGGTCCGCGAGTTCGACCTGGGCTTCGTCGCCTGGGCCGAGGACCGTGAGGGCGGGCCGGTCTCCGACTCCGGTTCCGACGGCGTCCGGTTGGTCATCGCCCGCGACAGCGGTGAGACCACGCTGTGGCCGGCGCTGCCGGTGGGCGAGGTCATCCGGCGCTACGAGGAGGAGTACGGCACGGCGGACGAGGCCGAGCCGGCTCCCGCCGAGACCCCGCCGCAGCGCGTCGACCTCAACGCCACCTCCTTCCTGCTGACCCCGCCGCAGTGGCTCCAGGACGCGGCCGACGCGATGGGCATTCCGGACCGGCGGTCGGGGAGCACGTCGGGCGGGGCGAGCTCGGCCGCTCCGGCGGGCTCGGGGCCGGTGTCCGGTGCCGTGGCGGCGCCGGCGGACGCCGTCCCCGCCGACGCGGGTGCCGGCACCGGTCAGTCCGCGGGGGCCGACGTGTGGGCGGCGCCCGCGCAGGGCACCGACGGACGGTCCGGTCAGCCGGGCGTCGGCCCGGCCGGCCCGCCGTCCCCGAGCGCTCAGCCCGCCTCCGGTCAGCCCGCGGGTGGCCCCTGGGCCACGCCCGCGCCGGCTCCGTACGAGGCGCCGGGCGGGCCGTCCGCGCCGGGCGGCGCACCGGGGGCGGCCGCCGCGGCGCCGTCGTCCGGCGGGATGCCGTGGGCGCAGGCGAACTCGGTCGCGGACGACGTCGCGTTCTCGGTGGTGCCGCCGGCCACGGTCTTCGCGCCGCCGCTGGCGGGCTCCGACGACGAGGACACCCCGCCGCCGGGCGTCCGGCCCGAAGCCAAGACCGAGCTGATGTCCAGCGGCAGCGCGCTGCCGCCCACCACCGTCGCGCCCGCGCTCGACCTGTCGCTGCAGGGCGCCGGCGACCTCGCCGGCTCCGCGGCCGGTACGGCGCCCGTCGGGGGCGCGCCGACCCCGCCTCCGCTCCCGCCCCCGCCGCCGGGTGTGCCGGGGCCGTCGGCGGCGCCCGTGCCCCCGCCGTCGGGCCCGGGTGCGCCGGGTGCCCCCGGGGGCGGTTATGTGCCGACGCAGCTCGTCTCGGCGCTCGGCCCGGAGGGCGCCGGTGGTCCGGGCGCTCCCGGCGCCCCGGGCCAGCCCGGTGCGCCGGGCGCCCCGGGCGTGCCCGGTGCCGCCGGCCCCGGCGTCCCGCCGCCCGGTGTGCCCGGTCAGCCGGGGCCGCTGCCGCCCGGTCAGCCCGGTGCCCCCGGCGGTCCCGGTGTCCCCGCCGCCCCTGGCGTTCCCGCGCCGGCCGCTCCCGGCGCGCCGGGGGTCGTCCACGCGGCCGCCACCATGCTCGCGGGCCCGCCCGGCGTGCCGGCCGCCCCCGGCGCTCCGGGGGTGCCTGCCGCGCCCGGGGTCCCGGGCCAGCCTGGCGTGCCCGGTGCTCCCGGTGCCCCGGCCCCGTCCGGCCCGCTGCCGCCCGGCGTTCCCGGTGCCGCCGGCCCCGGTGTCCCCGGTGCCCCGGGCCCGACGGGTCCGCTGCCGCCCGGCGCGCCCGGCGCGCCCGGTGGCGTGCATGCCGCCGCGACGATGCTGGCGGGAGCCTCCGGGGTGCCCGGCGCGCCCGCCGCTCCCGGTGTTCCGGGTGCTCCCGGCGGGCCCGGTGGACCGGGCGTACCGGGCATGGCCCCGCCGGGTCCCGGCGCCACCCCGCCGCCCGGGGGCGGGGCGGGGCAGCCGCCGTACGGCCACCCGCAGGCGCCGACCGGTCTGCCGACCGTGGGGCCGGGCTACATGGCGGTGCTGCGCTACCGCGCGCAGGACGGCTCGGAGCAGCAGGTGATCCGTCGTTCGGCGCCCGGCACGCCGCACCCGGAGTGGCAGATCCTGCACGAGCTGCGCGCGATGAACGTCCCGCCGCAGCAGGTGCTGGAGCTGCACACGGAGTTGGAGTCGTGCGATCTGCCCGGCGGCTACTGCGCGCGCATGATCCGTGAGACCTGGCCGCAGGTGCGGATCAGCCACACCGCCGCGTACGGGCGCGACCACGCCACCCGGCAGCAGGGCGTGCGCCATCTCATCGAGCACCAGGGCGAGCTGCACCAGGTCGCGGACGGGCCGGCGCGGCCGGCGCCGAACCGGGTGCCGCTGCCGCACCCCAACCAGGTGCAGCGGGTGCCTCCCGCCCCGGCGGAGGCGTTGGCGCAGGAGCTGATGCAGGCGTTCGGTCCGCAGGGCGTGTTCCGCTTCGACCAGCGGGCGGTCTCCCGGATGGGGGTCCCGGACGTGGTCGCGCAGACGCTGGTGTGGGCGGGGCTCCCGCTGGACTTCGGCCCGTTCTTCTGGGCCCAGGCGCAGCCGGGCCGCCCGGTGCCCACGCTCGCGGAGTTGGCGGCGGAGCGGGGCGTGCAGCCCGCGGTCGACGCCGGTTCGTATCTGGTGATGGGGAGCGATTTCGGCCGTCAGCTGTGCGTGCAGTACGGCACGGCGCACATCGTGGCGGTGCCGCTGGAGGCGGGCCCGGGCGGTCAGCCCGTGCCGCCGCAGTTCGTGAACACCGGTCTGCCGGAGTTCGTGCGCTGCATGGGGCTGCTCGGACGGATGTGGCGGCTGCGGTACGGGTTGACGCCGGAGCAGGCGGGCCGTTGGACCGTCGACTTCCAGGCGCAGCTCGCCGCGCTCGACCCGGCGGCGCTGTCCGCGCCGGACAACTGGTGGTCGGTGCTGCTGGAGCAGATGTGGGACGGCCTGCTCTGA
- a CDS encoding type II toxin-antitoxin system RelE/ParE family toxin, translating to MSYEIVWDEHAIDAATRFLKDDPDGLQQLFTAIDLLSDNPRPAGSAEYGSADLRRMHVGRYRVLYEITNASVTIVIIHIGRTG from the coding sequence GTGAGCTACGAAATCGTTTGGGACGAGCACGCGATCGACGCCGCGACTCGCTTCCTCAAGGACGACCCTGACGGGCTGCAGCAGCTCTTCACCGCCATCGACCTCCTATCCGACAACCCACGCCCCGCCGGCTCCGCCGAATACGGCTCAGCCGACCTGCGCCGTATGCACGTCGGCCGATACCGGGTGTTATACGAGATCACCAACGCCTCCGTCACCATCGTGATCATCCACATCGGCCGCACCGGCTGA
- a CDS encoding cellulose-binding protein, whose product MSPHGFSAVGRGRGYRPEQVDRYVTAVSEVRDAAWERAARLTVLVNEMTAEAERLREVVAQLGPQTYETLGDRARLILLTVEQETADLRGQARAVADRTRESAEAAARAIRDAAREEADRLRAEAQEWERQALEAAQEIVHQLRVASRQDAKEWRGAALAELRQARERSAAVLAEQERELNERWEAVSREVAGQEAAMDARIAELEEYARMRLADAERAHATAGDAARYQQEEAEARGAELIAQARIRQERVERDTERALREHTARRDELKSHLDHVRNSLASLTGRPPTPDPELAAVPDPDNEETVVVERPTPPPTGRVPGPAKRGPSGE is encoded by the coding sequence GTGTCACCTCATGGGTTCTCTGCCGTCGGACGGGGCCGTGGCTACCGTCCCGAGCAGGTCGACCGCTATGTGACCGCAGTGTCGGAGGTGCGCGACGCGGCCTGGGAGCGCGCCGCGCGGCTGACCGTCCTGGTCAACGAGATGACCGCGGAGGCGGAGCGGCTGCGTGAGGTCGTCGCGCAGCTCGGCCCGCAGACGTACGAGACGTTGGGGGACCGGGCCCGGCTGATCCTGCTGACGGTCGAGCAGGAGACCGCCGACCTGCGGGGCCAGGCGCGGGCGGTGGCGGACCGCACGCGGGAGTCGGCCGAGGCGGCCGCCCGCGCCATCCGGGACGCCGCGCGGGAGGAGGCCGACCGGCTCCGGGCCGAGGCCCAGGAGTGGGAGCGGCAGGCCCTGGAGGCGGCGCAGGAGATCGTGCACCAGCTGCGGGTGGCCTCGCGTCAGGACGCCAAGGAGTGGCGTGGCGCGGCGCTGGCGGAGCTGCGGCAGGCGCGGGAGCGCTCCGCGGCGGTCCTCGCCGAGCAGGAGCGGGAGTTGAACGAGCGGTGGGAGGCGGTGAGCCGGGAGGTCGCCGGGCAGGAGGCGGCGATGGACGCCAGGATCGCGGAGCTGGAGGAGTACGCGCGGATGCGGCTGGCCGACGCGGAGCGGGCGCACGCGACGGCCGGGGACGCGGCGCGCTATCAGCAGGAGGAGGCCGAGGCGCGCGGGGCGGAGCTGATCGCCCAGGCGCGGATCCGTCAGGAGCGGGTGGAGCGCGACACGGAGCGGGCGCTGCGCGAGCACACCGCGCGTCGCGACGAGCTCAAGTCCCATCTGGATCACGTGCGCAACAGCCTGGCCTCCCTCACCGGGCGACCGCCCACCCCCGATCCCGAGCTCGCCGCCGTCCCCGACCCCGACAACGAGGAGACCGTCGTGGTCGAACGGCCCACCCCGCCTCCGACGGGCCGGGTCCCGGGCCCGGCCAAGCGCGGCCCGTCCGGCGAATAG
- a CDS encoding ABC transporter ATP-binding protein has translation MTTAVSIPKTGGSGGHTAVAARARQVVKAYGSGETRVVALDHVDVDIARGQFTAIMGPSGSGKSTLMHCLAGLDTVTSGHIYIDETEITGLKDKKLTQLRRDRIGFIFQAFNLLPTLNAIENITLPMDIAGRKPDRAWLDRVVETVGLGGRLKHRPNQLSGGQQQRVAVARALAARPEIIFGDEPTGNLDSRAGAEVLGFLRRSVDELGQTIVMVTHDPVAASYANRVLYLADGKIVDEMHHPTADQVLDRMKSFDARGRVS, from the coding sequence GTGACGACGGCTGTATCGATTCCCAAGACCGGGGGCAGCGGAGGACATACGGCTGTGGCCGCCCGGGCCCGCCAGGTGGTGAAGGCCTACGGCTCCGGGGAGACCCGGGTCGTCGCCCTCGACCACGTGGACGTGGACATAGCCCGCGGTCAGTTCACCGCCATCATGGGCCCCTCCGGCTCCGGCAAGTCCACGCTCATGCACTGCCTCGCCGGCCTGGACACCGTCACCTCGGGGCACATCTACATCGACGAGACCGAGATCACCGGGCTCAAGGACAAGAAGCTCACCCAACTGCGCCGGGACCGCATCGGCTTCATCTTCCAGGCGTTCAACCTGCTGCCCACGCTCAACGCCATCGAGAACATCACGCTGCCGATGGACATCGCCGGTCGCAAGCCGGACCGCGCCTGGCTGGACCGGGTGGTGGAGACCGTCGGCCTCGGCGGCCGGCTCAAGCACCGCCCCAACCAGCTCTCCGGCGGTCAGCAGCAGCGTGTCGCCGTGGCCCGTGCCCTGGCCGCCCGCCCCGAGATCATCTTCGGTGACGAGCCGACCGGAAACCTGGACTCGCGCGCCGGCGCCGAGGTCCTCGGCTTCCTGCGCCGCTCGGTCGACGAGCTCGGGCAGACCATCGTCATGGTGACCCACGACCCGGTCGCGGCCTCGTACGCCAACCGCGTGCTGTACCTGGCCGACGGGAAGATCGTCGACGAGATGCACCACCCGACCGCCGACCAGGTCCTGGACCGCATGAAGAGCTTCGACGCGCGCGGGCGGGTGTCGTGA
- a CDS encoding MDR family MFS transporter — MPEATALPRSSDPRRPVVAALMLAMALVALDATIISTAVPQIVGDLGGFSVFSWLFSGYLLAVTVTLPVYGKLSDTFGRKPVLVFGIALFLVGSLLCAGAWDMASLIAFRVVQGLGGGAIQGTVQTIAGDLYGLKGRPKIQARLSTVWAVSSVAGPAVGGALAGYTSWRWIFLINLPVGALALWLIMRHLHEPARPTRERPRVDWAGALAIFATGGLLLTALVQGGVAWDWLSAPSLAMLGGAAVCAAATVLIERRAAEPIIPGWVWRRRTIVAANLALGALGLVIIAPSVFLPTYAQSVLGLGPVAAGLVLSVMTLSWPISAALSNRVYNRIGFRRCAILGISGAALTLFAFPFLPYPGAAWQPALLMLVLGAALGLFQLPLIVGVQSSVGWEERGTATASIFFCRQVGQSVGAALFGAIANATLTDRLADAPAEIRPGLPDDLDSVSHALEHPEGLTDQAAEYLRRAVDTAVDHVYVGSAAAAAAAVLVLFFVAPRVFPIREDDEEGGTAERARDGEAE, encoded by the coding sequence ATACCCGAGGCGACCGCCTTACCCCGCTCCTCCGACCCCCGCCGCCCCGTCGTCGCGGCCCTCATGCTGGCGATGGCGCTCGTCGCGCTCGACGCCACGATCATCTCGACCGCGGTCCCCCAGATCGTCGGCGACCTCGGCGGCTTCTCCGTCTTCTCCTGGCTGTTCTCCGGCTATCTGCTCGCCGTGACCGTCACACTCCCGGTGTACGGCAAGCTCTCCGACACCTTCGGCCGCAAGCCGGTGCTCGTCTTCGGCATCGCGCTCTTCCTCGTCGGCTCGCTGCTCTGCGCCGGCGCCTGGGACATGGCCTCCCTCATCGCCTTCCGCGTCGTCCAGGGGCTCGGCGGCGGCGCCATCCAGGGCACCGTGCAGACCATCGCCGGCGACCTCTACGGCCTCAAAGGACGCCCCAAGATCCAGGCCCGGCTCTCCACCGTGTGGGCGGTGTCCTCGGTGGCGGGCCCGGCCGTCGGCGGCGCGCTGGCCGGCTACACCAGCTGGCGCTGGATCTTCCTGATCAACCTCCCGGTCGGCGCCCTCGCGCTCTGGCTGATCATGCGTCATCTGCACGAACCCGCCCGGCCGACGCGCGAGCGCCCCCGCGTCGACTGGGCCGGCGCCCTCGCCATCTTCGCCACCGGCGGACTGCTGCTGACCGCGCTGGTCCAGGGCGGGGTCGCCTGGGACTGGCTGTCGGCCCCGTCGCTGGCGATGCTCGGCGGCGCCGCGGTGTGCGCGGCGGCGACCGTGCTGATCGAACGCCGCGCCGCCGAGCCGATCATCCCGGGCTGGGTCTGGCGCCGCCGCACGATCGTGGCGGCCAACCTCGCGCTCGGCGCGCTGGGACTGGTGATCATCGCACCGAGCGTCTTCCTGCCCACCTACGCCCAGTCCGTCCTCGGCCTCGGCCCCGTCGCGGCCGGCCTGGTGCTCTCCGTCATGACGCTGAGCTGGCCGATCTCCGCGGCGCTCAGCAACCGCGTCTACAACCGGATCGGCTTCCGACGCTGCGCCATCCTCGGCATCTCGGGCGCGGCGCTGACCCTCTTCGCCTTCCCGTTCCTCCCCTACCCCGGCGCCGCCTGGCAGCCCGCGCTGCTGATGCTGGTGCTCGGCGCGGCGCTCGGCCTGTTCCAACTGCCGCTGATCGTCGGCGTGCAGTCGTCCGTCGGCTGGGAGGAGCGCGGGACGGCGACCGCCTCCATCTTCTTCTGCCGCCAGGTCGGGCAGAGCGTCGGCGCGGCGCTCTTCGGCGCCATCGCCAACGCCACCCTCACCGACCGGCTCGCCGACGCGCCCGCCGAGATCCGCCCCGGCCTCCCGGACGACCTGGACTCCGTGTCCCACGCCCTGGAGCACCCGGAAGGGCTCACCGACCAGGCCGCGGAGTATCTGCGGCGCGCGGTGGACACCGCCGTCGACCACGTGTACGTGGGCTCCGCGGCCGCCGCCGCGGCGGCGGTGCTGGTGCTCTTCTTCGTGGCCCCACGGGTCTTCCCGATCCGGGAGGACGACGAAGAAGGCGGGACAGCGGAACGGGCGCGGGACGGCGAGGCCGAGTAA
- a CDS encoding type II toxin-antitoxin system Phd/YefM family antitoxin — MSDTLSMTEARAHFGSLVRRAAHARERITITDHGQPAAVLINPQELAELEDALALARYRERQSSGTSVAVPHEEVRTRLGLGRG; from the coding sequence ATGAGTGACACGCTGTCGATGACCGAGGCCCGTGCCCACTTCGGCTCCCTGGTCCGCCGGGCCGCGCACGCGCGCGAGCGCATCACCATCACGGATCACGGCCAGCCCGCCGCGGTACTCATAAATCCCCAGGAACTGGCGGAACTGGAGGACGCGCTCGCGCTTGCCCGCTACCGCGAGCGCCAGTCCAGCGGGACGTCCGTCGCGGTCCCGCATGAAGAAGTCCGCACACGCCTCGGCCTGGGGCGTGGGTGA
- a CDS encoding ABC transporter permease has product MTVLKTSLRNFLAHKGRMALSAIAVLLSVAFVCGTLVFTDTTNATFDKLFAATSPDVTVSPKNAPSGDEVQRTRVPVTLPAAKVAELQRVKGVKSAHGEATSTSATVVDKNDEKIGPSSGAPTIVANWDEKEQRAVELTSGHAPRGPTEVLLDSDTADKKKLKIGDELRIIAVPGDFKAKIVGIVTFTVTNPGSTLVLLDDKTAQERVLGVKDAYTSISLTAAPGVSNEQLKKNVVAEFGTGLKVQTKAETADENREDVGEFLDIMKYAMLGFAGIAVLVGIFLIVNTFSMLVAQRTREIGLMRAIGSSRKQINRSVLVEALLLGVVGSVLGVLGGVGLAVGLMKLMAGAGLELDTDELTVKATTPIVGLTIGIVVTVFAAYIPARRAGKISPMAALREAGMPVDAKAGRIRGAIGLLVTAAGAAALAMAAGADKAADGSMFLGLGILLTLVGFIVIGPLLAGVVVRAVSVVVLRAFGPVGRMAERNALRNPRRTGATGSALMIGLALVACLSVVGSSMVASASDELDKSVGADFIIQHSDFNQQITPAVEKAVRQAKGLKSVTNLKEIEKAKITTPDGKTSTKDLAAANPSFAEDLRTPVVEGTLSDAYGPNAMSVNEGFAEDHKVKKGDTLTVAFKGGRTAKLKVTVITSDDTSFNKGALYTNITTVERYLPAELVPTSIMMFAQAKDGQEEAAYASLKKALKTNPQIDVRDQTDYKKLMEDQIGQMLNLVYGLLALAIIVAILGVVNTLALSVVERTREIGLMRAIGLSRRQMRRMIRLESVVIALFGALLGIGLGMAWGATAQKLLALEGLKTLEIPWPTIITVFLGSAVVGLVAALAPAFRAGRMNILKAIATD; this is encoded by the coding sequence GTGACCGTCCTCAAGACCTCGCTGCGCAACTTCCTCGCGCACAAGGGCCGCATGGCGCTCTCCGCCATCGCCGTCCTGCTGTCGGTGGCGTTCGTGTGCGGCACGCTCGTCTTCACCGACACCACCAACGCCACCTTCGACAAGCTGTTCGCGGCCACCTCGCCGGACGTCACCGTCTCCCCGAAGAACGCGCCGAGCGGGGACGAGGTCCAGCGGACCCGCGTCCCGGTGACCCTGCCCGCCGCCAAGGTGGCGGAGCTCCAGCGGGTCAAGGGCGTGAAGTCCGCCCACGGCGAGGCCACCAGCACCTCCGCCACCGTCGTCGACAAGAACGACGAGAAGATCGGCCCGAGCTCCGGCGCCCCCACCATCGTCGCCAACTGGGACGAGAAGGAGCAGCGGGCTGTCGAGCTGACCTCCGGTCACGCACCGCGCGGTCCGACCGAGGTGCTGCTGGACTCCGACACCGCCGACAAGAAGAAGCTGAAGATCGGCGACGAGCTGCGCATCATCGCCGTCCCGGGCGACTTCAAGGCCAAGATCGTCGGCATCGTCACCTTCACGGTGACCAACCCCGGCTCCACCCTGGTCCTCCTGGACGACAAGACCGCGCAGGAGCGCGTGCTCGGCGTCAAGGACGCCTACACCAGCATCTCCCTGACCGCCGCCCCCGGCGTCAGCAACGAGCAGCTGAAGAAGAACGTCGTCGCCGAGTTCGGCACCGGCCTCAAGGTGCAGACGAAGGCGGAGACGGCCGACGAGAACCGTGAGGACGTCGGCGAGTTCCTCGACATCATGAAGTACGCGATGCTCGGCTTCGCCGGGATCGCCGTCCTCGTCGGCATCTTCCTCATCGTCAACACCTTCTCCATGCTGGTCGCCCAGCGCACCCGGGAGATCGGGCTGATGCGCGCCATCGGCTCCAGCCGCAAGCAGATCAACCGCTCGGTGCTCGTCGAGGCGCTGCTGCTCGGCGTCGTCGGCTCCGTCCTGGGCGTCCTCGGCGGCGTCGGCCTGGCCGTCGGCCTGATGAAGCTCATGGCCGGCGCGGGTCTGGAGCTGGACACCGACGAGCTGACCGTGAAGGCCACCACCCCGATCGTCGGCCTGACCATCGGCATCGTCGTCACGGTGTTCGCCGCCTACATCCCCGCCCGCCGGGCCGGGAAGATCTCGCCGATGGCCGCGCTGCGTGAGGCGGGCATGCCCGTCGACGCCAAGGCCGGCCGCATCCGCGGCGCGATCGGTCTGCTGGTCACGGCCGCCGGCGCCGCCGCCCTGGCGATGGCCGCGGGCGCGGACAAGGCCGCCGACGGCTCGATGTTCCTGGGTCTGGGCATTCTGCTCACCCTCGTCGGCTTCATCGTCATCGGCCCGCTGCTGGCCGGGGTCGTGGTCCGCGCGGTCTCCGTGGTGGTGCTCCGCGCCTTCGGCCCGGTCGGCCGCATGGCCGAGCGCAACGCCCTGCGCAACCCTCGCCGCACCGGCGCCACCGGCTCCGCCCTGATGATCGGCCTGGCGCTGGTCGCGTGCCTGTCGGTGGTCGGCTCCTCGATGGTCGCCTCGGCCAGCGACGAGCTGGACAAGTCGGTGGGGGCGGACTTCATCATCCAGCACAGCGACTTCAATCAGCAGATCACGCCGGCGGTCGAGAAGGCGGTGCGCCAGGCTAAGGGTCTGAAAAGCGTCACCAACCTGAAGGAGATCGAGAAGGCCAAGATCACCACGCCGGACGGCAAGACCAGCACCAAGGACCTGGCCGCCGCCAACCCGTCGTTCGCCGAGGACCTGCGCACCCCCGTCGTCGAGGGCACGCTCTCCGACGCCTACGGCCCGAACGCCATGTCGGTCAACGAGGGCTTCGCCGAGGACCACAAGGTGAAGAAGGGCGACACCCTGACCGTCGCCTTCAAGGGCGGCAGGACGGCCAAGCTCAAGGTCACCGTCATCACCTCCGACGACACCTCGTTCAACAAGGGCGCGCTCTACACCAACATCACCACCGTCGAGCGCTACCTGCCGGCCGAGCTGGTCCCGACCAGCATCATGATGTTCGCCCAGGCCAAGGACGGCCAGGAGGAGGCGGCGTACGCCTCGCTCAAGAAGGCGCTCAAGACGAACCCGCAGATCGACGTCCGTGACCAGACCGACTACAAGAAGCTCATGGAGGACCAGATCGGGCAGATGCTCAACCTGGTCTACGGCCTGCTGGCCCTCGCGATCATCGTCGCCATCCTGGGTGTGGTGAACACCCTGGCCCTGTCGGTGGTCGAGCGGACCCGCGAGATCGGCCTGATGCGCGCCATCGGCCTCTCCCGCCGCCAGATGCGCCGCATGATCCGCCTGGAGTCGGTCGTCATCGCCCTCTTCGGTGCCCTGCTCGGCATCGGCCTGGGCATGGCCTGGGGCGCCACCGCCCAGAAGCTGCTGGCCCTGGAGGGTCTGAAGACCCTCGAGATCCCGTGGCCGACGATCATCACGGTCTTCCTCGGCTCCGCCGTGGTCGGCCTGGTCGCCGCCCTGGCCCCGGCCTTCCGGGCCGGCCGGATGAACATCCTGAAGGCCATCGCCACGGACTGA
- a CDS encoding SMI1/KNR4 family protein, which produces MTTGRLGQHAAPPNTAYAGQVVHFPDPVRAARHPRGVRVDENGFPDFSPYARAAAEIAEPPEGFGVDELRLTDFVSANAALHAAGHELWDGLSSVATPHGWTWHHVAGTRRLELVPVEIKALLRHHGGLATATVDQDKRGTRPLQETRPVHFGLPKRGLSVTEEQVLGVEEDLGYRLPAPYRAFLKAAGGCAPVGAALDPELGLLVDQPFFTVRDEAAVNDLVYVNKCLRDHFTKDFLGVCFVQGGVIAVKVKGDAIGSVWFCAYDDARDQDGWTVQDRVERLLLPCGDDFDAFLLRLAGNPPELETVAHLMVDGGFAYAVPVEG; this is translated from the coding sequence ATGACGACAGGTCGGCTCGGGCAGCATGCCGCGCCACCGAACACGGCCTACGCCGGGCAGGTCGTGCACTTCCCGGACCCGGTGCGGGCCGCCCGTCACCCCAGAGGGGTCCGGGTGGACGAAAACGGCTTTCCGGACTTCTCGCCCTATGCTCGGGCAGCGGCCGAAATCGCCGAACCGCCCGAGGGGTTCGGCGTCGACGAGTTGCGGCTGACCGACTTCGTCTCGGCCAACGCCGCGCTGCACGCCGCCGGCCACGAACTCTGGGACGGGCTGTCCTCCGTGGCCACCCCGCACGGCTGGACCTGGCACCACGTCGCCGGCACCCGCCGGCTGGAGCTGGTTCCGGTCGAGATCAAGGCGCTGCTGCGGCACCATGGCGGGCTCGCGACCGCCACCGTGGACCAGGACAAGCGGGGCACCCGCCCGCTCCAGGAGACCCGCCCGGTCCACTTCGGGCTGCCCAAGCGCGGGTTGTCGGTCACCGAGGAGCAGGTGCTGGGCGTCGAGGAGGACCTCGGCTACCGGCTGCCCGCGCCCTATCGCGCCTTCCTCAAGGCGGCCGGCGGCTGCGCGCCCGTCGGCGCCGCGCTCGACCCCGAGTTGGGGCTGCTGGTGGACCAGCCGTTCTTCACCGTCCGCGACGAGGCGGCCGTCAACGACCTGGTCTACGTCAACAAGTGTCTGCGCGACCACTTCACCAAGGACTTCCTGGGCGTCTGCTTCGTCCAGGGCGGGGTGATCGCGGTCAAGGTGAAGGGTGACGCGATCGGCTCGGTGTGGTTCTGCGCGTACGACGACGCGCGTGACCAGGACGGCTGGACGGTGCAGGACCGCGTGGAGCGGCTGCTGCTGCCCTGCGGGGACGACTTCGACGCCTTCCTGCTGCGGCTCGCCGGCAATCCGCCGGAGCTGGAGACCGTGGCGCATCTGATGGTGGACGGCGGCTTCGCGTACGCCGTTCCGGTGGAGGGGTGA